DNA sequence from the Shewanella piezotolerans WP3 genome:
CTTTAGTCTCAACGCCGCTAGTTTGCGTGACCCAACGCTGCCTGGCGCTGGGTCGACTTCAACAACTTCTGCAACAGTGAAAGTTGATAAAACATTAACGCTTAATAGTGTCGTCATCAAGCACAGTGGCGCTTTTGCAGTGATAAATAATGAAATATATAAGAAGGGCCAACGAGTACAAGGTGTTAAAATTGTGCAGATTGGCAAGGATACTGTGTCGTTAGCGGATGGCCGTAAATTGACAATATTTAAAGCGATTACAGAGATTAAGGGACAATAACCAGATGCGCTCAATATACTACATAACCCCTTTAATGACTTTGCTGCTGGTGGCCTGTCAGACTGTTGACCGACCGAACCCTGTTGAGTCAAAACAGGCGATAGCAGAGTCTTTGGCGACCGCAGAAAGTGCCGCCTTAGCACCGCCTCCAGCGGTATTGCCTGACGAAGTGCAACGAGAGCTAGCTTCAAATAGCTTGCTGGCTGGTTTTGCTCCGGCTAAAAGAACTGAACGTCGATTTGATGTGTCGGCCCATGATGTTGAGGCTAAGGTTTTCTTCCCGAGTTTAGTGCAAGGTACGCCACTAAGTGTTGCTGTGCATCCCGATGTGTCTGGACAAATATCGCTTTCTTTAAAAGGCGTAACACTTAACGAAGCTTTGCAAGTCGTTGAAGATATTTATGGTTACGAAGTTAGCCGGGAAAACCGCATTTTACGGATCTATCCTGCGGGAATGCGTACTGAAACCTTCTCTCTCAATTACTTATATATGGAGCGCCAAGGCCTATCGTTAACGTCAGTTAATTCTGGACGCATCTCAGACAATAACAATAGCTCAAGTGGCAGTAATAATAGCAACAATAACGGTAACAGTAATAACTCGAATAGCAACTCTAACAGTGATTCAAGTTCAAACAGTGAAAGTAGTGAGCAAACTAACGGTACCTTTATCCGTTCTAAGACTAAATCTGATTTTTGGGGCGAGCTAAAAGAAACACTTGTCTCAATCGTTGGTGATAGCGGTGGTGGTCGTCAAGTGGTGGTTACTCCCCAAGCAGGGCTCGTGACTATTCGCGCTTATCCAAATGAGATAAGACAGGTGCGTAACTTCATAAAAACCGCTGAGAGTCATTTACAGCGCCAAGTTATTTTGGAAGCGAAAGTACTAGAAGTCACGCTTTCAGACGGATATCAGCAAGGAATTCATTGGGAGAGCGTATTAGGTCATGCTGGTAGCACTGACATTACGTTTGGTACCAGTCCAACCACAGGCTTAAGTGACCAAATCACTAGCGTATTAGGTGGCGTAACTTCTATCCAGCTTAAAGGTTCAGACTTTAGTACCATGATTAGCTTGCTTGATACGCAGGGTGACGTCGATGTACTGTCTAGCCCACGAGTTACAGCCTCGAATAACCAAAAAGCCGTAATTAAAGTCGGTACTGATGAGTATTTCGTTACTGATGTCTCTTCAACGACAGTTGCAGGCACTACGCCTGTGACTACGCCTGAGGTTGAGCTCACCCCATTTTTCTCTGGTATTGCACTTGATGTAACCCCGCAAATTGATGCCGAAGGTAATGTGTTGTTGCACATCCACCCATCAGTGATTGATATCAAAGAGCAGACAAAAACCATTAAAATCTCAGATAGCACCTTAGAGCTGCCATTAGCACAGAGCGAAATTCGCGAATCAGATACTGTGATTAAAGCTGCAAGTGGCGACGTTGTTGTGATTGGTGGCTTGATGAAGAGCGAAAATATTGAGTTGGTGTCAAAGGTGCCGCTGTTGGGCGATATTCCATATTTAGGTGAGGCATTTACTAACCGAGCCAATTCTACCGTTAAAACAGAGCTAGTTATCTTGCTTAAACCTGTGGTTGTTGGTGCCGACACTTGGGAGACTGAGCTTAAGCGCTCTCAAGAGCTGCTTGACCGTTGGTATCCTGAGGAGGAATAGGCTTGTATCTGCAGCACTTTCGGTTAACTGAAACGCCATTTTCATTGACGCCGAATACGGAATTTTTCTTCGGTTTAGCACCGCATGTGGAAGCCTTACAAGTGCTGCAAACAGCGTTGCAAACCGGAGAGGGGTTTATCAAGGTGACGGGAGAAGTCGGCACCGGTAAAACGTTAATTTGTAGAAAGCTTATCAACGAACTACCTGAGCGGTTTCATTGTGCTTATCTGCCTAATCCATATTTAACGCCCGATGAGCTTCGCTGGGCGGTGGCAATGGAGCTAGGACTTAAACATTCCGCTCAAATAGGTCAACAGCAACTCACCGGATTGATTCAGCAGCAGTTAATGGCGCTCAGTGCACATGGGCATTCCATTATTTTGGTGTTAGATGAAGCACAAGCATTGCCCGATGACAGTTTAGAAGCGCTACGATTATTCACTAACTTAGAAACAGAGAGCCGGAAGCTGTTACAAGTGGTGCTGTTTGCTCAGCCAGAGCTAGATGAAAGATTGGCACAGAACAAATTTAGGCAATTAAGGCAGCGGATCACCTTTAGTTACAGTTTGCGCCCGCTCACTTTAGAGGAATCATCGGCGTACATTCAGCATCGCCTGCAAGTTGCGGGAAGTGAAGGTGAGGCTTTATTTACCCCTTTGGATTCGAAACGTTTAGCGAAAGCTGCGCGAGGGATCCCAAGGTTAATTAATATTCTGTGCCATAAAGCATTACTGGTTTGCTTTGGAGAGGGTGCGGTTAAAATTTCGAAACAGCACGTTGATGCCGCTATCGCTGATACTGAAGATGCTACAGTATCCAAGGTTTCTTTGTTTGTTTGGATGTTAGCGATAGGCGCAATTATTTGCATGATATCCGCTGTTATTTATTGGCTAAAAGGAGGCGTTGCATGAGTGTCATCAACAAAATGCTCAAAGACTTAGACAAACGACAACAGCCTCACGGTATTGAAAGCATGGCTGAGCCACAAAGTGCAGTCATGCCGCAGCAACAGTCAAAGCGTCCATTGGTGTTTGCTTGTTCATTATCATTGTTACTTGGTGGTTTAGTTGTTTATTTCATTATGGAAACGGCTTCGAATGAAATCGCTATTCGCGATAGCGTGGCGCAGAAGAGTCATGTCGAACAGCAGCCAATTAAGCCAAAGCAAGATGTTGCCCTTAGTCAAGAGGTGAGTATTGATAGCGCCAGTATGGCTAATGCTAGCGTTGCACCACCTGCGGATGTTGTCGATACTCTTACTGTAAAAGTGCCAAAGAACGAGGTGGCGAAAGAAGCTAAGAGTAAGCCTGCCTCTACAAATATCGAGTTAACTAAAGTGGCGGTAGAGGAAGTAGATGCTCCAGCTGAACAGCCTGCAGAAGTGCTTAATAGCAAAGTCGATATTGTCGCGGCAAAAACACCAAGCCAAAGAGAGACAAAGCAGATAGCTAAAAAGCCCGTTAGCTCAATGAGTATTGCGCCTGCCAAACAGGGAAATCAAGATAGGTACTCCGGCAGCAATATGGCGGTTAAAGAGGTGAAGTTAACCCCACGGCAGCTAGCGCAAAAACAGATGATTTTGGCTAACGACGCTCAGCAGCAAGGCTTACACGGCGATGCATTAACTTACTATAAAGCGGCTTTGTCCTATAACCCTGCACTTCATCAGGCGAGGAGACAAGCTGCAGCACTATATTATGGTCAAAATAAGCTCTCTGAGGCTGCTCAGTTATTGAAACAGGGACAATTGTTATTCCCACAAGAGTATGAATATTCACTACTGCTTGCTCGAGTGCAGCAATCTGCAGGACAGAATAAGCAGGCATTGAGCAGTTTAGCGCAGATCCCTGATACCAGTCCGCTCGCGGTTAAAAAGTGGCATCAGCAGAGCGATTTGGCTCAAAAAGAGCAGAATTTTCCGGTAGCAGAACAGAGTTTTAGGCAGCTTGCTAAAAATGAGCCTAGCCAAGGACGTTGGTGGATGGGACTCGGTTATGCACTTGATGCACAAAAGAATTATACCGAGGCTAAAAATGCCTACAATCAAGCCTTGGCACAAGGGAACCTGTCATCGCAAGCACAAGCTTATGTCGATAATCGATTGGTGCAGTTAGGAGCATACTAGTGAAACCTAAGTTAAAAATGCGGCTCGGTGATCTGCTCGTTCAAGAGCACATCATTACTGACGATCAGCTCAGTCAAGCGCTTAGTGAACAGCGAAACTCGGGTAAGAAGCTTGGGCGTACGCTAATCGATCTCTCTTGCATCACTGAAGAGCAGTTGCTGAAGTTTTTGTCACAGCAACTTAATATCCCTTTCTTAGATATCAGCAAGCGCTCTATCTCTCCCGCTGTTGTTGGATTGTTGCCAGAGGTACAGGCACGTCGATATCGTGCATTAGTGGTTGAAGATCAGGGTGAGTCAGCCCTAGTCGCTATGAGTGATCCAGCCGATCTACAAGCGATGGACACCTTAGAAGGTTTGTTAGCTCCGAAGCGAATTAACATTGCAGTTGTCACAGAAAATCAGTTGCTTGATGCTTTTGATAACCTCTATCGCCGTACTGAAGAGATTGCAGAAATAGCGGGTAAGTTAGAAGAGGAATATGCCGCTGATGAGCTATTTGACCTTGCCAACCTAACTGATGCCGACAGTGATAACGAAACAACCGTAGTTAAGTTATTGCAGTCGATATTTGAAGATGCCGTGCAGATGCGTGCCTCGGATATCCATATCGAACCTGGTGAAAACGCCTTAAGGATCCGCCAACGTATTGATGGGCAGTTGCACGAAAATGTATTGCCTGAGGTCAATATTGCTGCAGCATTAGTGCTACGTTTGAAACTGATGGCTGGGCTTGATATCTCTGAAAAACGTTTGCCGCAAGATGGTCGTTTTCATATGGAGATTAAAGGACATAAGATTGATGTGCGTATGTCTACCATGCCAATTTATCATGGTGAGTCAGTCGTTATGCGTCTTTTGGATCAATCAGCAGGCTTATTAACGCTGAATGAGACTGGTATGCCACCCGAGATGTTGGCGCGGATCAGAAGGCAGATTAAGCGTCCTCATGGTATGTTGCTGGTTACAGGACCAACAGGTAGTGGTAAAACCACCACCTTGTATGGCGTATTAAGTGAGCTAAACACTGCTGACAGAAAAATTATCACCGTAGAAGATCCAGTCGAGTATCAGCTACCGCGCATTAATCAGGTGCAAGTTAATCACAAAATAGGCCTAGATTTCTCTAACGTACTGAGAACTACCTTGCGTCAAGATCCCGATATTATCATGGTGGGTGAGATGCGAGATCAAGAGACTGTCGAGATTGGTCTGCGTGGTGCATTAACCGGTCACTTTGTACTGTCAACTCTGCATACCAATGATGCGGTAACCAGTGCATTAAGACTATTAGATATGGGCGCTGCGGCTTATCTTGTCGCCAGTGCGCTTAGAGTGATTATCGCTCAGCGCTTGGTGCGTCGGGTATGTCAAAA
Encoded proteins:
- the mshL gene encoding pilus (MSHA type) biogenesis protein MshL codes for the protein MRSIYYITPLMTLLLVACQTVDRPNPVESKQAIAESLATAESAALAPPPAVLPDEVQRELASNSLLAGFAPAKRTERRFDVSAHDVEAKVFFPSLVQGTPLSVAVHPDVSGQISLSLKGVTLNEALQVVEDIYGYEVSRENRILRIYPAGMRTETFSLNYLYMERQGLSLTSVNSGRISDNNNSSSGSNNSNNNGNSNNSNSNSNSDSSSNSESSEQTNGTFIRSKTKSDFWGELKETLVSIVGDSGGGRQVVVTPQAGLVTIRAYPNEIRQVRNFIKTAESHLQRQVILEAKVLEVTLSDGYQQGIHWESVLGHAGSTDITFGTSPTTGLSDQITSVLGGVTSIQLKGSDFSTMISLLDTQGDVDVLSSPRVTASNNQKAVIKVGTDEYFVTDVSSTTVAGTTPVTTPEVELTPFFSGIALDVTPQIDAEGNVLLHIHPSVIDIKEQTKTIKISDSTLELPLAQSEIRESDTVIKAASGDVVVIGGLMKSENIELVSKVPLLGDIPYLGEAFTNRANSTVKTELVILLKPVVVGADTWETELKRSQELLDRWYPEEE
- a CDS encoding ExeA family protein translates to MYLQHFRLTETPFSLTPNTEFFFGLAPHVEALQVLQTALQTGEGFIKVTGEVGTGKTLICRKLINELPERFHCAYLPNPYLTPDELRWAVAMELGLKHSAQIGQQQLTGLIQQQLMALSAHGHSIILVLDEAQALPDDSLEALRLFTNLETESRKLLQVVLFAQPELDERLAQNKFRQLRQRITFSYSLRPLTLEESSAYIQHRLQVAGSEGEALFTPLDSKRLAKAARGIPRLINILCHKALLVCFGEGAVKISKQHVDAAIADTEDATVSKVSLFVWMLAIGAIICMISAVIYWLKGGVA
- a CDS encoding tetratricopeptide repeat protein, with amino-acid sequence MSVINKMLKDLDKRQQPHGIESMAEPQSAVMPQQQSKRPLVFACSLSLLLGGLVVYFIMETASNEIAIRDSVAQKSHVEQQPIKPKQDVALSQEVSIDSASMANASVAPPADVVDTLTVKVPKNEVAKEAKSKPASTNIELTKVAVEEVDAPAEQPAEVLNSKVDIVAAKTPSQRETKQIAKKPVSSMSIAPAKQGNQDRYSGSNMAVKEVKLTPRQLAQKQMILANDAQQQGLHGDALTYYKAALSYNPALHQARRQAAALYYGQNKLSEAAQLLKQGQLLFPQEYEYSLLLARVQQSAGQNKQALSSLAQIPDTSPLAVKKWHQQSDLAQKEQNFPVAEQSFRQLAKNEPSQGRWWMGLGYALDAQKNYTEAKNAYNQALAQGNLSSQAQAYVDNRLVQLGAY
- a CDS encoding GspE/PulE family protein — protein: MKPKLKMRLGDLLVQEHIITDDQLSQALSEQRNSGKKLGRTLIDLSCITEEQLLKFLSQQLNIPFLDISKRSISPAVVGLLPEVQARRYRALVVEDQGESALVAMSDPADLQAMDTLEGLLAPKRINIAVVTENQLLDAFDNLYRRTEEIAEIAGKLEEEYAADELFDLANLTDADSDNETTVVKLLQSIFEDAVQMRASDIHIEPGENALRIRQRIDGQLHENVLPEVNIAAALVLRLKLMAGLDISEKRLPQDGRFHMEIKGHKIDVRMSTMPIYHGESVVMRLLDQSAGLLTLNETGMPPEMLARIRRQIKRPHGMLLVTGPTGSGKTTTLYGVLSELNTADRKIITVEDPVEYQLPRINQVQVNHKIGLDFSNVLRTTLRQDPDIIMVGEMRDQETVEIGLRGALTGHFVLSTLHTNDAVTSALRLLDMGAAAYLVASALRVIIAQRLVRRVCQNCANPYTLSAQDKVWLSTVSKLDFSNATFRTGSGCQSCNGSGYRGRIGVFEILELDEPMIEAMRSGNPQEFTNAAYNSPNFTPLADSALDYLAQGMTTIEEVAKLVEDVSDDTLVIGEGA